A region of the Microcystis aeruginosa FD4 genome:
ATCCCCAACCAACCGATGAATTGACCACTGATCGCAGCCCAATGTAAACCTTTCCAGCGATCGCCCGTTGCTTGCCAGACCATTGCTTTGAAAATTTGACCGCCATCGAGGGGTAAACCGGGGATAAGATTAAATAGAGCCAAAAACAGGTTAATTATCGCTAAATGACCGCATATATAGGTTAAATTAGCGTTTAAATAGGGTAAGTGACTGGCTAGGGATAAGAGACAAAACAGGAGAAAACTGACGAGGGGTCCAGCGATCGCTACTTGCAGGGCCTCTGGAGGAGTCCGAGATTCTCGATCGATCGAGGCCATACCTCCAAAGAGAAACAGGGTAATGGAATTGACCTCGATGCCTTGGCAACGAGCCATGAAACTATGACCTAATTCGTGGAGTAAAACCGAGATAAACAGCAATAAAGCCATGATTAAACCAAGTAACCACGCTAAACCGAAACTCTGGGCGGCCAGAGACTGAATTTCTGCATCGGTGGCATTGATCAGGGTGACAAAAGCCAAAATCAGAAACCACGAGGAATCAATATAGATAGGAATGCCCAATAAAGAGCCGATTCGCCAATTTGTACGCATAATTTTTAGTGGGGAAGTGGGAAGTGGGGAAGTGGGGAAGTGGGGAAGTGGGGTGTGGGGAAGTGGGGAAGTGGGGAAGTGGGGAATGGGGGAATGGGGAAGTGGGGAATGGGGAAGTGGGGAATGGGGAAGTGGGGGAATTCAACTAAAACCCTAAAACCCTAAAACCCTAAAACCCTAAATCCCTAAATCCCTAAATCCCTAAATCCCTAACCCCTAACCCCTAAAACCTGTCCCCTTTTAAGACATTTGGAAAATAAAAGTCATTTTGTCCCCTTTACCGAGGGAAATGCGATCGCCAGCCCGGAGACGATGACGATTGCCGGGGGGTAGGGGATTGTGATTAACGTAGGTTCCGTTGGCGCTGCCGGTGTCTTCAAGGTAATAGATGCCCGCTTCGACGCGGATATCGGCATGAACCCGGGAGACGATATCAGAATCGGGAAAACCGGAAACATCGATATCGGGGGGAATGCGATCGTTAGGTTTGCCGATATGAATTACCGATAGATGTAGGGGTAATTCAATTTTGCTATCGGTTTGCAGGTGCTGGAGACTAGCTATTTCCGTCTGTAAGCGGGTGGCAGCCGGAACCGGTGGAGGAGCAACAGGAGGAGGTGCGATCGAGGCGACGGTGGCTGTAGGGACTGGTGGGACGGGTTCCGGTTCCGGTTCCGGTTCGGCCTCGGCTGCCACCATGGGAACGGAATTAGGCTGTAAATTGTAGCCACACTGACCGCAAAAGGTGGCATCAGTTTGGATGGTTGCCCCACAACTAGGACAGGAAGACATCCGCGGCAAGGGAGTGTAACAGGCCTCGCATTGACTGGCCTCATCGGGGTTAGTATGTTCGCAATTAGGACAAACGATCATTTTTAAGGAAAAAGGAAAAAGTTAAAAAGCAGATTAGGGTTTTAGGGTTTTAGGTGTTGGGGTGTTGGGGTGTTGGGGTGTTAGGGTGTTGGGGTGTTATACCAAATTTCTAAATCCATGACAGACATCCACGCTCGAATGCTTGCCAAACCTTCATTCGTTGTGACGCGAATAAAGAAAAATGGTATTAAGGTTTTGGGGTGTTAGGGTTTTAGTTGAAATTCCCCCATTCCCCCATTTCCCCATTTCCCCATTTCCCCATTTCCCCATTCCTCCATTCCCCTATTCTCTAGACAAAAGAGGAACCAGCGGCCGCATCGAGTAACCAATATAATTCCCCGGCCGGGGGGTGGATGAGACGGGAAGGATAGGAGAAAGAGTCACCATAAGCAGAGAAAATCTCATGTAGAGCGGGGCGTTTACTTTCGCCAGCAGCGATAAAGATCACACAACGGGCATGATTGATCAGGGGAACGGTAAAAGTTAAGCGGGGATTGCCGTCTTTCTCGCCGACGGTGATACAGCGATCGCTCACCGTTAAAGCTGCCGTGTGGGGAAAGAGAGAGGCAGTGTGACCATCATCGCCCATTCCCAATAAAATCAGGTCAAAAACCGGAAAATCGGGAGAATTGACCCCAAACCATTGGCGGAGATGATCATCGTATTTTTGGGCGGCCAGCTGGGGATCGGGGTCATCCGTGGGCATAGGATGAATATTAGCGGCCGGGATCGGTATGCGATCGAGCCATGCTAACCGGGCCATGCGTTGATTACTGTCGGGATGATCGGGACTAACGTAGCGTTCATCTCCCCAGAAAACGTGAATTTTTGACCAGTCGAGGGGTTGAGAGGATAAAGCTTCGTAGAGAGGTTTCGGGGTACTACCGCCGGAAAGAGCGATGGTAAAATAGTCCTGTTGGTCGAGGCTGGTTGTGATTTTTTCCAGAACCAGCGCCAGAGATTTTGCGATCAGAGCTTGTTTATCAGCTAAAACTTCCACCAATTTCTGCATGGGTTTTGTTATCAACTCAGGGGGGCTGTCTTTACTATAGGCTAACCATTGAGGACTCATCTGAGAGCTTGGGAAAATTTTATTCGGCTCTCTTGGACATTGGCTGAAAAATGTTCACGATGTTACATTATGGGCGCAAGCGCTGCGCCCCTAGCGCCGCGCTTGGTGTGATTGGTAGGGGCGTATAGCGTACGCCCTTTCTTCGCTCAGATAAGCTTATCACCATAACTCCAAGAGAGCCTTTTATTCTTTGACGGCCTCTGTCTTAGGTAAGAGATACGGGGGGAAACCTCATCTGAGAGCCTGGAAAAATTTTATTAGACCTCCTGCAAAACTAAGTTATCGAGGCGCTATCGGGTCAAAATATCTAAAAGATCAGATAAATTTGACATAATCTTAGGTTTTATGGATAGCAGAGTTGTCTCTTGTCTTTTTTATCTTCCTGTCTCCGAGTATCCTATCGACCGTCTCCTCGCCTAACGGAAGATTTTTGATTTTTGCGGGAGATCTATTCTTTGACAGGGATAAGTTTACCGATACCATATTGAGGTAATATTTCTAGAGTCGATTCTCGAAAGGGGTTGACAAGCAGAACGATTTAACGTAGGGTTTAGCGGGAGGTTAAACGAGAGTTAACTAGAAATTGCAGTTTGTCAGAGTTCCTCTGTCGGCAAAATCCTTCCGCGAATCCCCAGCGAGAACTTTTAAACAGACTAATGAATCTATTCATTGACATACCATTACAGAAACAGCGATGAACAGCTTTACTTCTTTGTCCCTGAAATTAACGGGATTGGTTTTCATTATTTCCTTCCTTTTGGATGGGTTTATCCTGCCGCTGCCCTATCGATTCAATCAATCCCAATGGCAGGTAGGGTTCGTCACCACCTTTGTCGATCGAGGAATTGTTCCTCTTCTGGGTATCGTTCTCGTTTTAATCGCTTACTGGATTGACGCTAACAATAAAGATGTCATTCCTAGAAAATCCCGCTTTGAATTGCGTTGGCCGATCTTTATTTTTTCCACACTGTTAGGTTTAGTTTTTCTGTTGATGATTCCTGTTCACATCAATAATATCAACCAGATTAAAAACAACGCTTTGACTCAAATTGAACAGGGTGTTGACCAAGGGGAGGGACAAATTCAGGCTTTCTTAGCCCAGTTAAATACGCTATCGCAAAATCCCCAACTATTAGAACAGCAGATCTCTCAGAGAAATCAAGTAATTGAAACTGGTCGTTTCCAAGGACAACCGATCAGCACAGAACAGTTACAGACCCTCCGTCAACAAAGAGACCAATTAACTAATTTACGGGATTTATCCAAAAAACCGAAGGAGTTTAAACAGGGATTAGATGATATCAAAAATCGGCTACAAACTCAGCTGCAAGATCGACAAAAACAGGCGGAAAGTCAAGCTAACTTGGAGGCTTTGAAACAGTGGTTAAGAATTGGTATTCAAAGTATGTTGCTATCGATTTGCTATAGTTTGATCGGTTGGTTAGGCATTCGAGAACTAGGTAGTGTGAAAAAACGCACTGCCTAAGCAGGGGATTTATCTTAATGATGAAGTATAAAGTTTTCGTTTTCGGGAGCCAAAATTCTCCGAGTCAGGAGACGAGCGCACACAAGAGCATACTTCATCCTTAGGTCAAATCTCTAACTCCTTAAATATTCAGCCACAGGGCATCAGCACATGATGCTCTTTTATTTTTTATTAAGTATCTAGGGGTTGCTGAAAAAGTTTTTCCTGGGGGTAGGAGTCGGTCGTCAGGGACCGGCTACTGACTTGAAAGAGGGTGTAGGGTGTGGGGTGTAGGGAAGGAAACCTCTTTCATCTGTGGGGGTGAAAATTTTTTCATCGGGACTGACTCCTGACGACCGGCTACTGACTCCTAACCTCACCAACAAACTTTTTCAGCAAACCCTAATTAGAGATTTTTCAGTACAAAGGCTCTAAAATGGCCAGTGCCAGTTATTGGCCTGAAGACTTGTTTTTTCAGTCTTGTGGCTTTATCATGGGTACTGTGTGGTGTGTGTGATGTGAAGGAGTAAGATGACTGCTAATAGCCAACTTATCTCCGTCAAGGCTCTACAAGCTTTGATGAAGCGAGGGTTCAAACCTTCGGTCTCCGGTAGACGGCATCAAAAATCTTGGTTAATAGCTTTAGACGGCGATACCTCAAAACGATTATTCGATATCGTTTTCTCCCTATCGGTTCTAATTTTCTTTTCGCCGCTTTATTTAATCTTAGCCTTATTGATCGCGATTAGTTCCCCCGGTCCGATCTTCTATGTGCAGAAGCGCGTCGGTCAAAACTTCCAGCATTTCAACTGTATCAAGTTCCGTACTATGGTAATGGATGCGGATAAGGTATTAGAGAGACTGATGGAAGACTCCCCCCAACTGCGGGCGGAATTCGAGGATAATTTCAAGCTTAAGGACGATCCCCGCATAACTTGGATTGGCAAATTTCTCCGCTTAACCAGTTTAGACGAGTTTCCCCAATTCTGGAACGTCCTGCGAGGAGATATGAGCGTCGTCGGTCCGCGGCCTTTAGTTCCCGAAGAATTGCAGAAATATGGCAATCGCATCGACAAAGTTTTAACTATTCGCCCCGGTTTAACTGGTTTATGGCAAGTTTCTGGACGTAATGACATTCCCTATCCCATGCGCGTGCAGATGGATGTGTATTACGTTAATTCCCGTAACTGGTTAACCGATATCTGGGTAGTCTTCAAAACTATCGGTGTTGTGGTTTTTCCCAAGAATAATGGTGCTTACTAAAGCAGTGAATAGTAATTAAACATTACTCACTGCTGTTTCAATGTAATTAATCGCTAGACTGGAGGAGAGAAAGGCAGGACTTGCTTTTTTCTCCTCTTTTTTTGAGAAAGATGATGACAGTAATTAGGGTTTGCTGAAAAAGTTTTTCCTGGGGTGTGGGGTGTTTAGGTTTATTCAGCAAGCCCTAAATACAATCGAATCCCTTTCGGATAATTATCCTAGTATGAGAACATGGATTGTTCTTAAGGAGCTATCTAAGTCATGACGATCACTACAGAAGATTTGCTGTTATCTTTGCCGCTAGTTAGCAGTGAAGAAATGTTAGCTGAAATAAGTTTTTTAAAAGTAGATTTAGAAAGACTATTTAGGGTTTGCTGAAAAAGTTTTTCCTGGGGGCAGGGTGTAGGGTGTGGGGTGTGGGGTGTAGGGTTTTACCGATTTTGAGGGGGTCAATTACCTAATTTTCAGGGAAAAAGTCCAGGAATTTTTCCCCCGATCACTCCCAGATCCATTACTTTTTGATGGCCAAAAGGTCTAAAAGTTTTACCCAACAAGGTTTTTAGATTTATTCAGCAAACCCTATTTACTTCCGATCAATCCCTTAATTTACCCAAGGAATATCAAAATGATTATTTAAAAATTACTGAAGTTATAGAAAAAATTAGAGCAGCTCAAACTCCACCTCAAGCGGAGAATATTTATTCTCTTGAATATCAACCAATAACAAAAAAGTTTCAAGCTAAGTATTGTGAATTTTTGTCTGCTGATAGCTTAAAAAAATGGACTATAATGATAATTATTTACAGGGTTTTATCGAGTTAATTCGAGTGAAGAAAATACTGTTAGATACTTTGTTAAAATCAACAGATAAATCCGCTCAATATAATCGTATTTGCTTCGGTCTTACCATACTCTCAGAGATAATAATAGAAAAATATATTGGCTATTTTCCCCACAACTCCCTAGAATCTTTTAAGATGATCGCCAAGGCTTTTTTAAATGATCCTAGCTTGCAACCAGAGAAAACAAGTCAGTTTAAGCAAGTTTTAATCTCTTTAAAGAATACGGCTAGAGCAATCCTCTGGCAAATACAAGAATAGGAAAATCAAGAAACTGAACCTCTCAATTGGACAGACTTTTATACCTCGAATAAATCCGATACTGATCAAGTGCAGAAACAAAAAAATCAGCCAGCGATCGCATGGGCAAAATCTCGCTTAGAACAGTTAGAAAATCTGAGAAAAGTTAAGGGATGGGATTAAAAGAGTGATTGTAATTCTGGACTCTAATCAAAGAAAAATATCCCAATCGTCAGGTTATTATTGCCACCAAAAATATCAAAGATTTTCAAAACGTTAATCATTGCCCCCTCTGGCAAGATATACATTGTTAAAGCGAAATTGCTTGCTTTCATTTTTTTTAATAATAATTATAGATCCAAGACAATCTATTTACACCTGAAAAATTCCCCCATAATCTTGAGAAATTTTTGATCAATTGGGACTCGATCGAGGATAATTAGAAAAAGTATTTTGACTCATAACCAAATCTAATCAAGAAGCCCAGTGACGATTCCCCTGCTAGAGTTGTTTGTATTCGCCACCGTTTTGTGCGGATTTTTAGGAACATTCCTGAAAAAAAACTTAATCATGAAGATTATCGCCATGGATGTCATGAGTACGGGCGTTATCGCCTACTATGTGGTGATAGCTTCTCGTGACGGTTTATTTACTCCCATCCTCGGTACAGTTAAACAGCAAAATTACGCCGATCCTGTACCCCAAGCAGTGATTTTAACAGCGATCGTCATCGGTTTTTCCATTCAGGCGTTAATGCTGGTGGGAGTAATGAAATTAGCCAAAGATCACCCCACCCTAGACAGTGCTGAGATAGAAAAAAATAACACACCATGAATACTTTAACGATCGCTTGGATAAGTTTACCCTTTTTGATCGGCTTTATCATCTATTTATTGCCGCGATTAGACAAATATCTGGCTCTCGCCACTACTATTATCTCTCTGGCCTATTCTCTCCTTCTATTTAGCCAATCCTCCCCCATAACCCTCAACCTCCTAGATAATTATGGCGTGAGACTGGTAGCCGATCAGTTAAGTGCCTATTTTATCCTCACTAATGCCCTGGTGACGATGGCAGTTATTTTTTATAACTGGGAAAGTAGCAAAACCGCCTTTTTTTACGCCCAAGCTATCATTCTCCACGGTAGCATTAATTCTGTCTTCGTCTGTGAAGATTTTATTAGCGTTTACGTTGCCCTAGAAGTAATTAGTATTGCCGCTTTTCTGGTGATTGCCTATCCTCGCAGCGATCGCTCTCTCTGGGTTGCCCTGCGTTATCTGTTTATCAGCAATGTGGCGATGTTATTTTACCTCATTGGCGCAGTTTTGGTCTATAAAGCCAATAATTCCTTTGCTTTTGCCGGTTTAAAGGGCGCACCTCCCGAAGCCTTGGCTTTAATCTTCATGGGATTATTAGTCAAAGGGGGAATCTTTGTCTCGGGATTATGGCTACCGATGACACACTCGGAATCGGAAACCTCCGTTTCGGCGCTGATGTCGGGGGTGGTGGTAAAAGCTGGCATTTTTCCCCTCCTGCGCTGTGCTTTAATCCTAGAGGATTTGGATCCCCTAATTCGGCTTTTAGGGGTGCTAACGGCGATTTTTGGCGTATCCTACGCAGTGTTTGAAAAGGATAGCAAGCGGATGTTAGCCTTCCATACTATTTCCCAATTAGGTTTTATTTTAGCCGCCCCGGTAGTCAGTGGTTTTTATGCCCTTACCCACGGTTTAGTTAAATCTTGCCTATTTCTGTTAGCGGGAGTTTTACCCAGTCGCAATTTTAAAGAATTACAGCAACAATCGATTCCTAATTCCCTCTGGATTGCCCTAGTGGTTGCTAGTTTTTCTATCTCTGGATTCCCCCTATTATCCGGTTTTGGGGCGAAAGCGTTAACGATGAAAAATTTAGTCCCTTGGCAAAAAATTATGATCAATCTTGTGGCTGTGGGGACGGCGATTTCCTTTGCTAAATTTATCTTTTTACCCCACGCGGGTGGCGAAAGTAAACAGAAGCTAACTATCGGTTTCTGGATAGCAATAATTCTACTCCTTGCCGCCCTATTTTTATCCAATGCTGTCTATGTTGAAGCTTATAATCTCCCCAGTATTATCAAAGCTTTAGCCGTCATCGGTGCCGGGTGGTGGTTATATCTGGTAGTTTTCAAAAAGTTATCCCTAAAATTATCACGAGCTTGGGAACAATTTGATAATATCGTCGGTATGATGAGTATAATGTTAGTTCTATTATTTTGGATGGTATTGGCATGATTGGACATATAATTCTGCGTTTAACTATGTGGTTTTTGCTCACCGCTAATTTTACCCCTGCTAATATTATGATCGGGGTGGCTATTGCTTTTCTTTTGCCCCGTAATTTCGCCTCTAGCGAAACTTTAGGCGATTGGTTAAAGGTAATAATTAAAGTTTTTATGGCTATTCCCCAAGCTTATAAAGAAGCGTTTGAAATTATCTTTCGTCCCCACAAGGAAGAAGAAATTATTTTAGAGAGAATTTCGGGTAAACGTTCACCCAGATTAGCTTTTTGGGATATATTTCTCATTACCTTTACCCCGAAAACTATTGTCACCGAATACAAGGAAAATGAGGGTTATGAAGTTCATGTAATTAAACGGAGTCAACAGGGATGAATATTGTTCTCATTGCCATGATTGTCGCCCTATTAATTCCCCTTTATGAAGTGGCAAAAAATGATGACATCTGGCAAAAAATGGCCGCCTTTGCCAGTGCTTCCAGTAAATCATCGATTATTATTCTAGTAGTTTCAGTATGGCGGGATGATTGGATGATTGGAGTGGTTGCAGTGATTATTCTCAGTGTCGGTAATGCCGGTTTTATGTTATTAGCACAAATTCTTAAACGACTGAACGAATCATGATTAACATTTTGAGTTATATCTGTATCGCTATCGGAGTTTTTTTCTGGTTTTGGGGAACGGCGCATCTTTTAGACAAGCGCTCGGTATTATATAAATTACACGGTCTATCTGTCGCTGATACATTAGGTTCCATGGCGATTATTTTCGGGCTACTTTTGAAAGTTCCCCAAAATTGGCCTTTATTATTATTGGCAATAATTTCCTTAGCAATTTGGAACACCATGTTAGGCTACGTTTTAGCTTATACTTCTAGCGAGCGAGAGTAAAATTAAAGATGAATGAAAGTTATCTCTATGTTATTGTTGCCCTCTTGCCTTTAACTGCGGCGATGGTGATGTTACAATCCAATCCCTACCAAGCTCTAGTAATTCGTGGGGTTTTAGGGGCAATAGCAGCCCTAGTTTATGCTTTATTAGGGGCAGCAGATGTGTCTTTAACCGAAGCTTTAATGGGAACCATGTTAGCCGTAACTCTCTACGCGGTGGCGATTCGTTCCTCTTTAGTGATGCGTTTAGGAGTAATTGCCGAGGAAACCGATACAGTTTTAGAACAGTTAAAAACTCAACTACAAACGGTTTTAAGTAAACGTTTTATGCGTTTAGAATTAGTTGCCTACAGTGATAAACAAGCTTTGCAACAGGCACTTATGGATAAGGATGTTCATGCCGTCTGTATCCGTCAAAACAACCCGGAAACTATCCCCTACGAAACCACAATTAGATTACCCTATCTCTACGATATTTTTAAAAATGAATTAACGGCAGCCAACACGATTTTAACCTGTATTGAAACCCCAAAATTAGAGGAGAAACA
Encoded here:
- a CDS encoding Na+/H+ antiporter subunit E, which encodes MIGHIILRLTMWFLLTANFTPANIMIGVAIAFLLPRNFASSETLGDWLKVIIKVFMAIPQAYKEAFEIIFRPHKEEEIILERISGKRSPRLAFWDIFLITFTPKTIVTEYKENEGYEVHVIKRSQQG
- a CDS encoding monovalent cation/H(+) antiporter subunit G translates to MINILSYICIAIGVFFWFWGTAHLLDKRSVLYKLHGLSVADTLGSMAIIFGLLLKVPQNWPLLLLAIISLAIWNTMLGYVLAYTSSERE
- a CDS encoding sugar transferase; the encoded protein is MTANSQLISVKALQALMKRGFKPSVSGRRHQKSWLIALDGDTSKRLFDIVFSLSVLIFFSPLYLILALLIAISSPGPIFYVQKRVGQNFQHFNCIKFRTMVMDADKVLERLMEDSPQLRAEFEDNFKLKDDPRITWIGKFLRLTSLDEFPQFWNVLRGDMSVVGPRPLVPEELQKYGNRIDKVLTIRPGLTGLWQVSGRNDIPYPMRVQMDVYYVNSRNWLTDIWVVFKTIGVVVFPKNNGAY
- the pgl gene encoding 6-phosphogluconolactonase, which codes for MQKLVEVLADKQALIAKSLALVLEKITTSLDQQDYFTIALSGGSTPKPLYEALSSQPLDWSKIHVFWGDERYVSPDHPDSNQRMARLAWLDRIPIPAANIHPMPTDDPDPQLAAQKYDDHLRQWFGVNSPDFPVFDLILLGMGDDGHTASLFPHTAALTVSDRCITVGEKDGNPRLTFTVPLINHARCVIFIAAGESKRPALHEIFSAYGDSFSYPSRLIHPPAGELYWLLDAAAGSSFV
- a CDS encoding HpsJ family protein, producing MNSFTSLSLKLTGLVFIISFLLDGFILPLPYRFNQSQWQVGFVTTFVDRGIVPLLGIVLVLIAYWIDANNKDVIPRKSRFELRWPIFIFSTLLGLVFLLMIPVHINNINQIKNNALTQIEQGVDQGEGQIQAFLAQLNTLSQNPQLLEQQISQRNQVIETGRFQGQPISTEQLQTLRQQRDQLTNLRDLSKKPKEFKQGLDDIKNRLQTQLQDRQKQAESQANLEALKQWLRIGIQSMLLSICYSLIGWLGIRELGSVKKRTA
- a CDS encoding NADH-quinone oxidoreductase subunit K: MTIPLLELFVFATVLCGFLGTFLKKNLIMKIIAMDVMSTGVIAYYVVIASRDGLFTPILGTVKQQNYADPVPQAVILTAIVIGFSIQALMLVGVMKLAKDHPTLDSAEIEKNNTP
- a CDS encoding FHA domain-containing protein, producing MIVCPNCEHTNPDEASQCEACYTPLPRMSSCPSCGATIQTDATFCGQCGYNLQPNSVPMVAAEAEPEPEPEPVPPVPTATVASIAPPPVAPPPVPAATRLQTEIASLQHLQTDSKIELPLHLSVIHIGKPNDRIPPDIDVSGFPDSDIVSRVHADIRVEAGIYYLEDTGSANGTYVNHNPLPPGNRHRLRAGDRISLGKGDKMTFIFQMS
- a CDS encoding DUF4040 domain-containing protein, producing the protein MNESYLYVIVALLPLTAAMVMLQSNPYQALVIRGVLGAIAALVYALLGAADVSLTEALMGTMLAVTLYAVAIRSSLVMRLGVIAEETDTVLEQLKTQLQTVLSKRFMRLELVAYSDKQALQQALMDKDVHAVCIRQNNPETIPYETTIRLPYLYDIFKNELTAANTILTCIETPKLEEKH
- a CDS encoding cation:proton antiporter is translated as MNTLTIAWISLPFLIGFIIYLLPRLDKYLALATTIISLAYSLLLFSQSSPITLNLLDNYGVRLVADQLSAYFILTNALVTMAVIFYNWESSKTAFFYAQAIILHGSINSVFVCEDFISVYVALEVISIAAFLVIAYPRSDRSLWVALRYLFISNVAMLFYLIGAVLVYKANNSFAFAGLKGAPPEALALIFMGLLVKGGIFVSGLWLPMTHSESETSVSALMSGVVVKAGIFPLLRCALILEDLDPLIRLLGVLTAIFGVSYAVFEKDSKRMLAFHTISQLGFILAAPVVSGFYALTHGLVKSCLFLLAGVLPSRNFKELQQQSIPNSLWIALVVASFSISGFPLLSGFGAKALTMKNLVPWQKIMINLVAVGTAISFAKFIFLPHAGGESKQKLTIGFWIAIILLLAALFLSNAVYVEAYNLPSIIKALAVIGAGWWLYLVVFKKLSLKLSRAWEQFDNIVGMMSIMLVLLFWMVLA